The nucleotide sequence AACTCCGAACATTTTAAAAGTTTTGCACCACTCATCAACCGTTCAAAATCGTAGGTCACGGTTTTGTTTTCGATGGTTTTTTCCAAGGCTTTTACAATCATGGTCGCCGCTTCATTCCAGCCCATGTGTTCTAACATCATCACACCCGATAAAATTACAGAACCAGGATTCACCTTGTCCTGACCCGCGTATTTAGGGGCAGTGCCGTGAGTAGCTTCAAACAATGCATGGCCGGTTACGTAATTGATATTGCCACCAGGTGCAATACCAATGCCCCCTACTTGGGCTGCCAAAGCATCCGAAATATAATCGCCGTTTAAGTTTAAGGTAGCGATCACATCGTATTCTTTAGGACGGGTTAAAATTTGTTGAAGGAAGGCATCGGCAATCACATCTTGAATGAGAATTTTACCTTCGGGAACTTTACCACCACAATCAGCCCAGCTGATCACTTTATCGCCAAATTCTTTCTTGGCCACTTCATAACCCCAGTTACAAAAAGCACCTTCGGTAAACTTCATAATATTACCTTTGTGCACGAGCGTTACATTTTTACGTTTTTGAGTGATGGCATATTCAACAGCCGAGCGTACTAAACGTTTTGTTCCTTCTTCAGAGACGGGCTTTACACCAATACC is from bacterium and encodes:
- a CDS encoding NADP-dependent isocitrate dehydrogenase (Converts isocitrate to alpha ketoglutarate); its protein translation is GIGVKPVSEEGTKRLVRSAVEYAITQKRKNVTLVHKGNIMKFTEGAFCNWGYEVAKKEFGDKVISWADCGGKVPEGKILIQDVIADAFLQQILTRPKEYDVIATLNLNGDYISDALAAQVGGIGIAPGGNINYVTGHALFEATHGTAPKYAGQDKVNPGSVILSGVMMLEHMGWNEAATMIVKALEKTIENKTVTYDFERLMSGAKLLKCSEFGKEIIKNMA